In Reichenbachiella agarivorans, one genomic interval encodes:
- a CDS encoding aldo/keto reductase — protein sequence MMEYRNLGKSGLKVPVLSYGTGTFAGTNEFFGRWGKTDVKEATRLIDICLERGVNFFDTANVYSQGDSESILGAALSGKRQNSIVSTKATFQMGAGPNDKGASRFHLMNALDDSLRRLQTDYIDLYIMHGFDAHTPMEETLRTLDGMVGSGKVRYIGCSNFAAWQLMKSLSVSEKLNLEKYIVYQGYYSVIGRDYEQELMPLIKDQELGLMVWSPLGWGRLTGKIKRNQPMGEGRIKSGGAIGSPPVNDELVYDVVDLLERIATEMDKSIPQVAINWLLQNETVSSVVIGARNERQLIDNLDSAGWSLSPQHIEELNTLTRPHKIYPHWVGER from the coding sequence ATGATGGAATACAGAAATTTAGGAAAGTCAGGATTAAAAGTGCCTGTACTAAGTTACGGAACAGGGACATTCGCTGGTACCAACGAGTTTTTTGGTAGATGGGGCAAAACAGATGTGAAAGAGGCCACTAGGCTCATAGACATTTGCTTGGAGCGAGGTGTAAATTTCTTTGACACGGCAAATGTGTACTCTCAGGGAGATTCCGAATCCATTCTCGGTGCAGCGCTATCAGGCAAAAGACAAAACAGCATTGTTTCAACCAAGGCCACATTTCAGATGGGCGCAGGGCCAAATGATAAGGGAGCCTCACGCTTTCACCTAATGAATGCTTTAGACGACAGTTTAAGGCGTTTGCAAACCGATTATATTGATTTGTATATCATGCATGGGTTTGATGCGCATACACCCATGGAGGAGACTTTGCGCACATTGGATGGCATGGTGGGTAGTGGCAAGGTACGCTACATTGGCTGTTCTAATTTTGCAGCATGGCAGCTTATGAAATCGCTATCAGTTTCAGAAAAATTGAATCTAGAGAAGTACATCGTCTACCAAGGTTATTACTCAGTGATTGGCAGGGATTATGAACAAGAATTGATGCCGCTGATCAAAGATCAGGAGTTGGGACTGATGGTATGGAGTCCTTTAGGCTGGGGAAGGTTAACTGGAAAAATCAAGCGAAATCAGCCTATGGGTGAAGGAAGAATAAAATCAGGAGGTGCTATTGGTTCCCCACCTGTCAATGATGAGCTAGTATACGATGTAGTTGATTTACTAGAGCGTATTGCCACAGAAATGGATAAAAGCATTCCACAAGTCGCCATCAACTGGCTGTTGCAAAATGAAACAGTCTCTAGTGTAGTGATAGGTGCAAGAAATGAGAGACAATTGATAGATAATTTGGATTCGGCTGGATGGTCATTATCTCCACAGCACATTGAGGAATTAAACACGTTAACCCGCCCTCACAAAATTTATCCGCATTGGGTAGGGGAAAGGTAG
- a CDS encoding Crp/Fnr family transcriptional regulator — translation MKIKLRQQIEEIVSLTDEEFEWVLSHFEQKAFKKHHLIIQQGDYVQYDYFVAKGLMKAARISPEGKEHIIHFAMENWWITDPEAFHYGTKASLSVDCLEDAIVFSLTLENKEKMCRDLQKMEYFFRKKTTAGYIALQKRIMCFISSNASDRYHHLLEQYPALIQRIPKTMIASYLGVSRETLSRLIPA, via the coding sequence ATGAAAATAAAGCTTAGACAACAGATAGAAGAGATTGTTTCTCTCACGGACGAAGAGTTTGAATGGGTATTATCTCACTTCGAGCAAAAAGCATTTAAAAAACATCACCTCATCATCCAGCAGGGCGATTATGTGCAGTACGACTATTTTGTTGCAAAAGGATTGATGAAGGCTGCTCGGATAAGTCCCGAAGGTAAAGAGCATATCATTCACTTTGCCATGGAAAATTGGTGGATAACCGACCCAGAAGCGTTTCATTATGGCACCAAAGCAAGCCTGTCTGTAGATTGCCTAGAAGATGCAATCGTTTTTTCCTTAACCCTGGAGAACAAAGAGAAAATGTGCCGCGACTTGCAGAAAATGGAATACTTCTTTCGGAAGAAAACAACCGCTGGATACATCGCATTACAAAAAAGAATTATGTGTTTTATCAGTAGCAATGCAAGCGACCGCTATCATCATTTGCTAGAGCAATACCCTGCCTTGATCCAGCGCATCCCGAAAACAATGATTGCTTCCTACTTAGGTGTTTCCCGAGAAACACTTAGCCGCCTCATCCCTGCTTAG
- a CDS encoding GNAT family N-acetyltransferase, translated as MNGELIFRNLKEADWTQVSEIYQEGLNTGNASFEMSAPNWNDWDNGHLKDCRIVAEIDNKIVGWSALSPVSSRCVYGGVAEVSVYVSSIFSGQKIGTKLLEKLIDESENNGIWTLQSGIFPENKGSVIIHKKLGFREVGYREKIGKMNGIWRDTILLERRSNKTGLK; from the coding sequence ATGAATGGGGAATTAATATTTCGAAACTTAAAAGAAGCTGATTGGACGCAAGTATCTGAAATTTACCAAGAAGGTCTTAATACTGGAAATGCTTCTTTCGAAATGAGCGCACCAAATTGGAACGATTGGGACAACGGGCATTTAAAAGATTGTCGAATTGTCGCAGAAATAGACAATAAAATTGTTGGCTGGAGTGCATTATCTCCAGTTTCTTCTCGATGCGTGTATGGTGGAGTTGCAGAAGTGAGCGTATATGTTTCTTCGATTTTTTCAGGTCAAAAAATAGGAACTAAATTATTAGAAAAATTGATAGACGAAAGTGAAAATAATGGAATATGGACTTTACAATCTGGAATTTTTCCAGAAAATAAAGGAAGTGTCATAATTCATAAAAAACTTGGGTTTAGAGAAGTTGGTTATCGTGAAAAAATCGGAAAAATGAACGGAATTTGGCGTGACACAATCCTATTGGAGCGCAGAAGTAATAAAACTGGTCTGAAATAA
- a CDS encoding DoxX family protein, translated as MKPLIILVSVFAIALMANKVFSGNYEFALSARVAMSVMLLFTAIGHFVFTKGMTMMLPDFVLYKKEIIYLTGIIEIAAAIGLLMSNFRIVTAWLLIAFFICMLPANIYAAVKQVNYQQGTFDGNGLPYLWFRVPLQALFIVWTYLSTIKY; from the coding sequence ATGAAACCTTTAATCATACTAGTAAGCGTATTTGCCATTGCATTGATGGCAAACAAGGTTTTTAGCGGCAATTATGAATTTGCTTTGTCTGCTAGAGTTGCCATGTCGGTGATGCTATTGTTTACAGCTATTGGACATTTTGTCTTTACCAAAGGCATGACCATGATGTTGCCAGACTTTGTCCTCTACAAAAAGGAGATCATTTATTTGACAGGGATTATTGAAATAGCAGCAGCTATTGGACTGTTGATGTCAAATTTCAGAATCGTCACTGCGTGGTTGCTTATCGCCTTCTTCATATGTATGCTCCCAGCAAACATTTACGCTGCTGTAAAACAGGTAAACTATCAGCAAGGTACCTTTGATGGAAATGGTCTGCCCTATTTGTGGTTCAGGGTACCCTTACAAGCTCTTTTCATTGTCTGGACGTATTTATCAACAATCAAATACTGA
- a CDS encoding Crp/Fnr family transcriptional regulator — MEQIRQYFERTIQQKISEKEWMLFSSKLSFEEFPKRHIILRAGQTENHLSFVETGIVRYFIPKLENNLTFTFVFDNNFMSAYDSFITRTPSPYQIETLTKATLWRITFDDLQTIYEETEVGNLIGRKASEDLYLKKSKRELSLLNETAEQRYQNLFLEQPHLIQYIPLKYIASYIGVTPQALSRIRRRIT, encoded by the coding sequence ATGGAACAAATCAGGCAATACTTTGAACGTACGATTCAGCAAAAAATTAGCGAGAAGGAATGGATGCTTTTCAGTTCAAAACTTTCGTTTGAAGAATTTCCGAAGAGGCATATTATTTTGAGAGCGGGTCAAACAGAAAATCACCTCTCATTTGTAGAAACAGGCATAGTTCGCTATTTCATACCGAAATTGGAAAATAACCTAACCTTTACTTTTGTCTTTGACAACAATTTTATGAGTGCTTACGACTCTTTCATCACACGAACCCCATCACCCTATCAGATAGAGACCTTAACTAAAGCCACACTTTGGCGCATAACTTTTGATGATCTACAAACCATCTATGAAGAGACAGAAGTGGGGAACTTAATTGGACGAAAAGCAAGTGAGGATTTGTATCTAAAGAAATCGAAAAGAGAGCTTTCACTACTAAACGAGACTGCCGAGCAACGTTATCAAAACTTGTTTTTGGAACAACCACATCTCATTCAATATATACCGCTAAAATATATTGCCTCCTACATCGGGGTAACACCTCAGGCATTGAGTCGAATCCGAAGACGCATTACTTAA
- a CDS encoding YbhB/YbcL family Raf kinase inhibitor-like protein — MKKIILSVAFGIITQVSFSQSTFTLSSQNLGGQATLTEEFNGFGCVGKNESPQLTWKNAPAGTQSFAVTMYDPDAPTGSGWWHWVMFDIPSDINELVSNAGNVSADLAPKNAIQSITNYGAKGYGGPCPPEGHGLHKYVITVYALKTEKLGLDENTNPAIVGYYLWNNTIAKASIITYYQREKK, encoded by the coding sequence ATGAAAAAGATAATCTTATCAGTTGCCTTTGGCATCATCACTCAAGTGTCATTTAGCCAATCAACATTTACTTTGTCAAGTCAGAATCTTGGAGGACAAGCAACCTTAACAGAAGAGTTTAATGGTTTTGGCTGTGTAGGCAAGAACGAGTCGCCCCAATTGACATGGAAGAATGCTCCTGCAGGAACTCAAAGCTTTGCCGTGACGATGTATGATCCAGATGCTCCTACAGGAAGTGGGTGGTGGCATTGGGTAATGTTTGATATCCCGTCTGATATAAACGAATTAGTTAGTAATGCTGGAAATGTCTCGGCCGACCTTGCGCCAAAAAATGCTATTCAAAGTATCACCAATTATGGAGCTAAAGGATATGGCGGTCCTTGCCCACCCGAAGGTCATGGACTACATAAATATGTAATTACCGTATATGCCTTAAAAACAGAAAAGCTAGGGTTAGATGAAAACACAAATCCAGCAATAGTAGGATACTATCTATGGAACAATACCATAGCGAAAGCAAGTATAATCACCTACTATCAAAGAGAGAAAAAGTAA
- a CDS encoding helix-turn-helix transcriptional regulator, with protein MKTISLPEQLIINKGSSVLAFDYQVEQESTKQQVNLSMNTFSFLTEGNKEVYSDTKFSAISNSEFLLMKSGKCLMTEKFTDTLKRYRSILFFFTDEALLRFIRKYSIVLSKMTERKSVQSIKYDDYLRSFAKSLAHLVNLSSVHRDKVLQVKFEELMLYLIDKEGVELLSSFVISTNEHEHHFQEIIENNKLNRLTINELAFLCNMSISTFKRTFERQFHASPSKWFQERRLEYAALLLKSEGKRPTDIYLQVGYDSLTNFIQAFKSKYGMTPKQYQLD; from the coding sequence TTGAAAACAATCTCCCTCCCAGAACAATTAATTATCAATAAAGGCTCAAGCGTTCTGGCCTTCGATTACCAAGTAGAGCAAGAATCGACCAAACAGCAAGTAAACCTATCTATGAATACCTTCAGTTTCCTGACCGAAGGGAATAAAGAGGTTTACTCAGATACGAAATTTAGTGCCATTTCGAATAGCGAGTTCCTTTTAATGAAGTCAGGTAAGTGCCTTATGACTGAGAAATTTACCGATACGCTGAAAAGGTATAGAAGCATTCTTTTCTTTTTCACGGATGAAGCTCTGCTACGCTTTATAAGGAAATACTCAATTGTGCTATCCAAGATGACAGAAAGGAAATCAGTTCAATCCATTAAATATGATGATTACCTACGATCTTTTGCTAAAAGTCTTGCTCACCTAGTCAACCTATCTTCTGTTCACAGGGATAAAGTTCTACAAGTAAAATTTGAGGAGCTCATGCTGTATCTGATTGATAAGGAGGGGGTGGAATTACTCTCTTCATTCGTAATTAGTACAAACGAACATGAACACCACTTTCAGGAAATAATAGAAAACAACAAGCTCAACCGACTAACAATCAATGAACTCGCCTTCTTGTGCAACATGAGTATATCTACTTTTAAGCGAACATTTGAGAGACAATTTCATGCTTCTCCAAGTAAATGGTTTCAGGAAAGAAGGTTAGAATATGCCGCCTTGTTACTTAAAAGCGAGGGGAAAAGACCCACCGATATCTATTTACAAGTTGGCTATGATTCACTGACCAACTTTATTCAAGCCTTCAAATCCAAGTATGGAATGACTCCAAAGCAATATCAATTGGATTGA